A genomic segment from Nicotiana sylvestris chromosome 1, ASM39365v2, whole genome shotgun sequence encodes:
- the LOC104227595 gene encoding aspartyl protease AED3, giving the protein MEGSIIFSLSLLLFFTLAQGQTNTNPNPKCGSSFHQADKGSTLQVLHVNSPCSPLRHNAPQSWVDTVLQMQSKDQARLDLFASLVAGRSFVPIASGRQVIQTPTYIVRAKIGTPPQTLLVAVDNSNDVAWFPCSGCVGCSSTVFATDKSTTFKNVSCGAAQCSQVPNPTCGGSSCGFNLTYGGSSIAANLSQDTLTLSTDALPSYTFGCVQKATGSSAPPQGLLGLGRGPLSFLSQTQSYYQSTFSYCLPSYKSPNFSGTLRLGPNGQPKRIKTTQLLRNPRRSSFYYVNLVGVKVGRRIVDIPPSALAFNPSTGAGTIIDSGTVFTRLVEPVYTAVRNEFRRRMGRNTTVTSLGGFDTCYTVPITIPTITLMFAGMNVTLPQDNFLIRSSSSSTTCLAMAASPADPVNSVLNVIANWQQQNHRFLFDILNSKLGVARETCS; this is encoded by the exons ATGGAGGGCTCTATCATTTTCTCACTATCCCTTCTCTTATTTTTCACCCTAGCCCAAGGGCAGACCAACACCAACCCCAACCCCAAATGTGGCAGCAGCTTTCACCAAGCAGACAAAGGCTCAACACTACAAGTCCTACATGTGAACAGCCCTTGCTCTCCTCTTAGACACAATGCTCCACAGTCATGGGTTGATACTGTCCTCCAAATGCAGTCCAAAGACCAAGCCAGACTTGATTTGTTTGCTAGTCTTGTGGCTGGTAGATCCTTTGTTCCTATTGCTTCGGGAAGACAAGTTATACAGACCCCAACTTACATAGTGAGGGCCAAGATTGGAACCCCACCTCAAACTTTGTTGGTTGCTGTGGATAATAGCAATGATGTTGCTTGGTTCCCTTGTAGTGGTTGTGTTGGTTGCTCCTCTACTGTTTTTGCCACAGATAAGTCCACCACTTTCAAAAATGTTAGCTGTGGAGCTGCACAATGCAGCCAG gTACCTAACCCCACATGCGGTGGCAGCAGTTGCGGTTTCAACCTAACCTACGGCGGCTCCAGCATAGCTGCAAATCTCTCACAAGACACATTGACACTCTCCACTGACGCCCTGCCTTCATATACCTTTGGTTGTGTACAAAAGGCCACCGGCAGCTCTGCACCACCCCAGGGGCTATTAGGTTTGGGCCGAGGCCCATTATCATTTTTGTCCCAAACCCAAAGCTACTACCAGTCCACTTTCTCCTATTGTTTGCCCAGTTACAAATCTCCCAACTTTTCCGGCACACTTAGGTTGGGCCCAAATGGTCAGCCCAAAAGGATTAAGACAACTCAATTGCTAAGAAACCCAAGGAGATCTTCCTTTTATTATGTTAACTTGGTCGGAGTTAAAGTCGGCCGGAGAATCGTTGACATCCCCCCCAGTGCTTTGGCTTTCAACCCTTCCACCGGTGCCGGCACCATAATTGATTCCG GGACGGTATTCACGAGGCTAGTGGAGCCGGTGTATACAGCAGTGAGGAACGAGTTTAGGAGGAGAATGGGAAGGAATACGACAGTGACAAGCCTTGGCGGATTCGACACTTGCTACACAGTCCCCATTACAATTCCAACAATAACGCTGATGTTTGCGGGCATGAACGTGACGCTGCCGCAAGACAATTTTTTGATCCGCAGCAGTTCCAGCAGTACCACTTGCCTCGCTATGGCTGCTTCCCCTGCCGATCCTGTCAACTCCGTCCTCAACGTCATCGCCAACTGGCAGCAGCAGAATCATCGCTTCCTCTTCGACATTCTTAATTCTAAGCTCGGCGTTGCTCGTGAAACCTGCAGCTGA
- the LOC104227596 gene encoding U-box domain-containing protein 4, whose product MEVKRRAVKNLVTKLSSVSEQTRTEAICELRLISKNDSDSRPLIGDAGAVPYLAESLYSSNKLSQENATATLHNLSISSKDLLMSTRGVLDALSHALRNPSSPFVAQCAAATIFSLLTVESYRSIIGHKRDILFGLVDVIKSPNSDSRTVKDALKALFGIGLYPLNRAQIIELGAVPALFSLLCNDGRAGILEDVTAVIAQIAGCEESWEAFRKVSGVGVLVDLLDNSTGSSSRTKENAVSALLNLVQCGGEEIADSIRGVVLGAVDGIIEVAENGTDKGRNKAMALLKILDASSCMFQEEQMGCLSNSNHSL is encoded by the coding sequence ATGGAGGTCAAACGAAGGGCGGTGAAGAACCTCGTTACGAAGCTGAGTTCCGTCTCGGAGCAGACACGTACAGAAGCAATTTGCGAGCTAAGATTGATCTCAAAGAACGATTCCGACAGCAGACCGTTGATCGGCGATGCCGGCGCTGTTCCGTATTTGGCGGAATCGCTCTACTCGTCGAACAAATTGTCTCAGGAGAACGCAACCGCCACGTTGCATAACCTCTCGATTTCTTCCAAGGACTTGCTGATGTCCACGCGCGGGGTCCTCGACGCACTCTCTCACGCTCTCCGGAATCCTTCTTCCCCTTTTGTCGCCCAGTGCGCCGCCGCCACCATCTTCAGCTTATTGACGGTCGAGTCTTATCGGTCCATCATCGGCCACAAGCGCGATATTCTCTTCGGGCTTGTAGATGTCATTAAAAGCCCTAATTCGGATTCTAGAACTGTAAAAGATGCGCTCAAAGCCCTTTTTGGTATTGGGCTTTACCCGCTGAATCGTGCTCAAATTATCGAGCTGGGGGCTGTACCCGCTTTATTTTCGTTGCTGTGTAATGACGGTAGAGCTGGGATATTGGAGGATGTTACAGCTGTCATTGCTCAAATTGCAGGGTGTGAGGAGAGCTGGGAGGCATTTAGGAAGGTATCAGGGGTGGGGGTACTGGTCGATTTGTTGGATAATTCGACTGGATCAAGCAGTCGAACTAAAGAGAACGCGGTTTCAGCGTTACTGAATTTGGTGCAATGTGGTGGAGAAGAGATTGCCGATAGTATTCGTGGCGTAGTTTTAGGGGCAGTGGATGGCATTATTGAAGTGGCGGAAAATGGAACGGATAAGGGCAGGAACAAAGCAATGGCGTTGTTGAAGATACTTGATGCGAGTTCCTGTATGTTTCAAGAGGAGCAGATGGGCTGCTTATCAAATTCAAACCATTCATTATGA
- the LOC138875976 gene encoding uncharacterized protein has translation MHRDTTFQIKTYNDYHSCKGWNHRNNTITSSYIARRYLDDISRHRDWNVKEFRDHVSIELRAHVTLHQCRRAKQKALKIIDGDLNAQYKVMWNYCNEIGRTNPNTSIHMKLLENEVPNKPNRFQRIYICFGGCKEGFKSVCRRIVGVDAYAVVEKERMESWAWFLNYLKCDLEIDDDYTWTFMSDKQKGLIEAFNEVLPFVSHRFCVRNLHNNFKRAGFSGISLKNALWKAARASTEKWFNTCMVEIFYLDSEVANWFRDKLPSEWSRSHFSENAKSNILLNNMCENFNGMILEARDKPIITLLKNIRYLLMARMQANRDKAARWDIGDICLRIKDILHKNQAGAAEFIPRKSNEWNYEIIGASIHDKWDVDLLNKICSCRKWDLTGIPCKHAIAAIWAKKMRLIPMFMIATRMLILAVGVLIFVAEELIPLQFEGFLSLKCCR, from the exons ATGCATAGGGATACAACATTTCAGATCAAGACATACAATGATTATCATAGTTGTAAAGGATGGAACCATAGGAACAACACCATAACTTCTTCCTACATTGCAAGAAGATATCTTGATGACATTAGCAGGCACCGGGATTGGAATGTCAAGGAATTTAGAGATCATGTGAGTATAGAGCTAAGAGCTCATGTGACATTACATCAATGTCGAAGAGCTAAGCAAAAGGCGCTCAAAATAATTGATGGAGATCTAAATGCTCAATATAAGGTAATGTGGAACTATTGTAATGAAATTGGGAGGACAAATCCAAATACTTCTATACATATGAAGTTGCTTGAAAATGAGGTTCCTAACAAACCTAATAGATTTCAAAGAATCTATATTTGCTTTGGGGGTTGTAAGGAAGGTTTCAAGAGTGTTTGTAGAAGGATAGTTGGAGTAGATG CATATGCAGTTGTGGAGAAGGAAAGAATGGAGTCATGGGCTTGGTTTCTGAATTATTTGAAGTGTGACTTAGAGATTGATGATGATTATACTTGGACTTTTATGTCAGATAAACAAAAAGGTTTGATTGAAGCATTTAATGAGGTGTTGCCATTTGTTAGTCACAGATTTTGTGTGAGGAACTTGCATAATAACTTTAAGAGGGCGGGATTTAGTGGTATCTCGTTGAAGAATGCACTTTGGAAAGCCGCAAGGGCATCAACAGAGAAGTGGTTTAATACTTGCATGGTTGAGATTTTTTATTTAGACTCTGAAGTTGCTAATTGGTTCCGAGACAAATTACCAAGTGAATGGTCTAGATCTCACTTTTCTGAAAATGCAAAATCTAATATCCTACTTAATAACATGTGTGAAAATTTTAATGGAATGATCCTCGAAGCTAGAGACAAGCCAATAATCACTCTATTGAAAAATATAAGGTATTTACTTATGGCTAGAATGCAGGCAAATAGAGATAAAGCTGCCAGGTGGGATATTGGTGATATATGTCTTAGGATTAAGGATATATTGCATAAAAATCAAGCGGGTGCTGCGGAATTCATTCCTAGAAAATCTAATGAGTGGAACTACGAAATTATAGGGGCAAGCATACATGATAAGTGGGATGTGGACTTGCTAAACAAAATATGTAGTTGTAGGAAATGGGATCTGACAGGAATTCCTTGCAAGCATGCCATTGCTGCAATTTGGGCTAAAAAGATGAGATTAATTCCTATGTTCATGATTGCTACAAG AATGCTGATTTTAGCTGTTGGAGTGCTGATTTTTGTTGCTGAAGAGCTGATACCTTTGCAATTTGAAGGCTTTTTATCATTGAAATGTTGTCGATGA